From Streptomyces chrestomyceticus JCM 4735, one genomic window encodes:
- a CDS encoding maleylpyruvate isomerase N-terminal domain-containing protein — translation MNGTLDHDRYCAEVLAEADRFRRTVRGADLTATVPTCPDWTLEDLVRHVGGAYRWAAMTVRTRATEMVSHEAVPDAKGPSADDPAALDAWLDEGARLAAEAMREAGPDAPVWSWAPGQPSGFWPRRMTHETVIHRADAAATTGAAFPLDPEVAADTIEEWSQLMCLVPVLRPDHPLNNLLGSDRTLRLHATDTPPGAPADWLLDFTGTTPAYRHSTEPATTTLQGPAADLLRVYYRRLPVDTPGIEVTGDRAFLDEWLGMAVFG, via the coding sequence ATGAACGGAACACTCGACCACGACCGCTACTGTGCCGAAGTCCTCGCGGAGGCCGACCGGTTCCGGCGGACCGTCCGGGGCGCCGACCTGACGGCGACCGTACCGACCTGCCCGGACTGGACCCTGGAAGACCTCGTCCGGCACGTCGGCGGCGCCTACCGCTGGGCCGCCATGACCGTACGGACCCGGGCCACCGAGATGGTGTCCCACGAGGCGGTCCCCGACGCCAAGGGCCCGTCCGCCGACGACCCGGCGGCCCTGGACGCCTGGCTCGACGAAGGCGCACGGCTGGCCGCCGAGGCGATGCGGGAGGCGGGACCCGACGCGCCGGTCTGGTCCTGGGCCCCGGGGCAGCCGTCCGGCTTCTGGCCCCGGCGGATGACCCACGAGACGGTCATCCACCGGGCGGACGCGGCCGCCACCACGGGCGCCGCCTTCCCCCTCGACCCGGAGGTCGCCGCCGACACCATAGAAGAGTGGTCGCAGCTCATGTGCCTGGTCCCCGTCCTCAGGCCCGACCACCCGCTCAACAACCTCCTCGGCAGCGACCGCACCCTCCGCCTGCACGCGACCGACACCCCGCCCGGCGCTCCCGCCGACTGGCTCCTCGACTTCACCGGCACCACCCCCGCCTACCGCCACTCCACCGAACCGGCCACCACCACCCTCCAGGGCCCCGCCGCCGACCTCCTCCGCGTCTACTACCGCCGCCTCCCGGTCGACACACCGGGCATCGAGGTCACGGGGGACCGGGCGTTCCTGGACGAGTGGCTGGGGATGGCGGTGTTCGGCTGA
- a CDS encoding LLM class F420-dependent oxidoreductase, translating to MRLGLALGYWGRGPDPRHVELAQEAERLGYDSVWTAEAWGSDAFTPLTWIAAHTSRIKLGTAIAQMAARTPTATAMQALTLDHLSGGRMMLGLGLSGPQVVEGWYGRPFPASPLTATREYVDIVRQVLRREAPVTSDGRFHPLPYRGPDSTGLGKPLKPITHPRRSGLPVLLGAEGPKNIAQTTRIADGWLPLYWSPYRTDAYETSLADAPEGFLVAPMARARLCDDVTEGLLPVKAMLAFYIGGMGHASRNFHADLMSRMGHEEAAHRIQDLFLQGRRDEAVQAVPDTFADAISLIGPRPRLADRLTAWREGPVTDLLVTAPDVETLRVLAELNG from the coding sequence ATGCGACTCGGCCTGGCACTCGGCTACTGGGGCCGCGGCCCCGACCCCCGGCACGTCGAACTCGCCCAGGAGGCCGAACGGCTGGGCTACGACTCGGTATGGACCGCGGAAGCCTGGGGCTCCGACGCCTTCACCCCGCTCACCTGGATCGCCGCCCACACGTCCCGCATCAAACTGGGCACCGCGATCGCCCAGATGGCTGCCCGCACCCCCACCGCCACCGCGATGCAGGCCCTCACCCTGGACCACCTCTCCGGCGGCCGGATGATGCTCGGGCTCGGCCTCTCGGGGCCACAGGTGGTGGAGGGCTGGTACGGCCGCCCGTTCCCCGCCAGCCCGCTCACCGCCACCCGGGAGTACGTGGACATCGTGCGCCAGGTGCTGCGCCGGGAAGCCCCGGTCACCTCCGACGGCCGCTTCCACCCGCTCCCCTACCGCGGCCCCGACAGCACCGGCCTCGGCAAACCCCTCAAGCCCATCACCCACCCCCGCCGCTCCGGCCTCCCCGTCCTCCTCGGCGCCGAGGGCCCCAAGAACATCGCCCAGACCACGCGCATCGCCGACGGCTGGCTCCCGCTGTACTGGTCCCCGTACCGCACCGACGCGTACGAGACCTCCCTCGCCGACGCCCCCGAGGGCTTCCTCGTCGCCCCCATGGCCCGCGCCCGGCTCTGCGACGACGTGACCGAGGGCCTGCTCCCCGTCAAGGCCATGCTCGCCTTCTACATCGGCGGCATGGGCCACGCCTCCCGCAACTTCCACGCGGACCTGATGTCCCGCATGGGCCACGAGGAAGCGGCCCACCGCATCCAGGACCTCTTCCTCCAGGGCCGCCGCGACGAGGCCGTCCAAGCCGTCCCCGACACCTTCGCCGACGCCATCTCCCTCATCGGCCCCCGCCCCCGCCTCGCCGACCGCCTCACGGCTTGGCGCGAGGGCCCGGTGACCGACCTCCTCGTCACGGCCCCCGACGTGGAGACGCTGCGGGTACTGGCGGAGCTGAACGGCTGA
- a CDS encoding DUF5336 domain-containing protein, with protein MNIRSLTRGDGVVIGAAVLLFIASFLDISSYDGSDCTGSFCPKITSANAWDSLSLLMGMFLAGVIAAALIVVARALPQPLKVAGLDLGQFGVAWTVFVAWFAFWTTVNSGGAGAGLILGLIAALVLAAAAVATPLVPALKAGLVPAPRPQTPSPYGAPQGQGYGYPGAHQQQPGHGGYGYPGAQQPSQGQPGQGQPGGPQSYGGQQPSPAAAQQPAPAADFAPFWFAVPVARPLYGEDGAPTPIAELAPGTWYLAVDQRGQALIAQTQDGRRGVLQDTTGIQRG; from the coding sequence GTGAACATCCGCTCCCTCACTAGAGGCGACGGCGTGGTGATCGGAGCAGCGGTGTTGCTGTTCATCGCCTCGTTTCTCGACATCAGCTCGTACGACGGATCCGACTGCACCGGCAGCTTCTGCCCGAAGATCACGTCCGCGAACGCCTGGGACTCGCTGTCCCTGCTGATGGGCATGTTCCTGGCCGGCGTGATCGCGGCCGCGCTGATCGTCGTGGCCCGCGCCCTGCCGCAGCCGCTGAAGGTGGCCGGCCTCGACCTCGGGCAGTTCGGCGTCGCGTGGACCGTGTTCGTCGCCTGGTTCGCCTTCTGGACAACGGTCAACAGCGGCGGCGCGGGCGCCGGCCTGATCCTCGGCCTGATCGCCGCGCTCGTACTGGCCGCCGCGGCGGTGGCCACGCCGCTGGTGCCGGCCCTGAAGGCCGGCCTCGTGCCGGCCCCGCGGCCGCAGACCCCGTCCCCGTACGGCGCGCCGCAGGGCCAGGGGTACGGCTACCCCGGCGCCCACCAGCAGCAGCCGGGCCACGGCGGGTACGGCTACCCGGGCGCCCAGCAGCCCAGCCAGGGGCAGCCGGGCCAGGGCCAGCCGGGCGGTCCGCAGTCGTACGGCGGGCAGCAGCCCTCGCCGGCCGCCGCGCAGCAGCCCGCGCCCGCGGCGGACTTCGCGCCGTTCTGGTTCGCGGTGCCGGTCGCGCGCCCGCTGTACGGCGAGGACGGCGCGCCCACGCCGATCGCCGAACTGGCGCCCGGTACGTGGTACCTGGCCGTGGACCAGCGGGGCCAGGCGCTCATCGCGCAGACGCAGGACGGACGCCGCGGCGTCCTCCAGGACACGACCGGCATCCAGCGCGGCTGA
- a CDS encoding N-acetylmuramoyl-L-alanine amidase has protein sequence MTNGSTFHPRRRFGGTLVVVLAALLAACAAGWLIWRSASGHGGDKPPKALPAASPASPDGRPGTDGAPGKDGTPGAGGADGTDGGAGQGGDRDGKGDQAGPGGRTGTRLQGKTVLLDPGHNPHNRDHTREIARQVDVGNARKECDTTGTSTNDGYAEASFTLDVARRARTLLQAEGAKVVFTQDGDRPYGPCVDERARAGNAAKADAAVSVHADGAGDGNRGFHVILPARVTAGAADTSAIVGPSRELGERLAGRFVAATGSAPANYLGGGTGLVVRSDLGGLNLSRIPKVFLECGNMRDPKDAAQLTDPQWREKAARGIAEGITGFLTR, from the coding sequence GTGACGAACGGCAGTACATTCCACCCGCGCCGCCGTTTCGGCGGCACCCTCGTCGTCGTCCTGGCCGCACTGCTGGCCGCCTGCGCGGCGGGCTGGCTGATCTGGCGGTCCGCGAGCGGGCACGGCGGTGACAAGCCACCCAAGGCCCTGCCCGCCGCGAGCCCGGCCTCCCCCGACGGCCGGCCCGGCACGGACGGCGCACCCGGCAAGGACGGCACTCCCGGCGCCGGCGGAGCGGACGGAACGGACGGCGGCGCCGGGCAGGGCGGAGACCGGGACGGCAAGGGAGACCAGGCCGGGCCCGGCGGCCGCACCGGAACCCGGCTCCAGGGCAAGACCGTCCTCCTCGACCCCGGCCACAACCCCCACAACCGCGACCACACCCGCGAGATCGCCCGCCAGGTCGATGTCGGCAACGCCCGCAAGGAGTGCGACACCACCGGCACCTCCACCAACGACGGCTACGCCGAGGCGTCCTTCACCCTCGACGTGGCGCGGCGCGCCCGTACCCTCCTCCAGGCCGAGGGCGCGAAGGTCGTCTTCACCCAGGACGGCGACCGCCCGTACGGCCCGTGCGTCGACGAGCGGGCCCGCGCCGGGAACGCGGCGAAGGCCGACGCCGCGGTGTCCGTGCACGCCGACGGGGCGGGCGACGGCAACCGCGGCTTCCACGTGATCCTGCCCGCGCGGGTCACCGCGGGCGCGGCGGACACCTCCGCCATTGTCGGCCCGTCCCGGGAGCTCGGCGAACGCCTGGCGGGCCGCTTCGTGGCGGCCACCGGGAGCGCCCCCGCCAATTACCTGGGCGGCGGGACCGGGTTGGTCGTCCGGTCCGACCTCGGCGGCCTCAACCTCTCCCGCATTCCGAAGGTGTTCCTGGAGTGCGGCAATATGCGCGATCCGAAGGACGCCGCGCAATTGACCGATCCGCAATGGCGGGAAAAGGCGGCCCGCGGCATCGCCGAGGGCATTACGGGCTTCCTGACCCGGTAG
- a CDS encoding class I SAM-dependent methyltransferase has product MAAANTPKPEILAAFEAAKGFMPADEGLALYAAAGEAAALGMPLVEVGTYCGRSTILLADAARAAGVTVVTVDHHRGSEEQQPGWEYHDPAVVDPEVGLMDTLPTFRRTLYAAGLEDHVVALVGRSPQVAALWNTPVGLVFIDGGHTDEHATADYEGWAPHVAPGGLLVIHDVFADPADGGQAPYRVYRRALESGAFTEMSVHGSLHVLRRTGEGH; this is encoded by the coding sequence ATGGCCGCCGCGAACACCCCCAAGCCGGAGATACTCGCCGCATTCGAGGCGGCAAAAGGGTTCATGCCGGCCGACGAAGGGCTGGCCCTTTACGCGGCCGCCGGTGAGGCCGCGGCACTGGGGATGCCGCTCGTCGAGGTCGGCACCTACTGCGGGCGCTCCACGATTCTGCTCGCCGACGCCGCGCGCGCGGCGGGCGTGACCGTCGTCACCGTCGACCACCACCGGGGCAGCGAGGAGCAGCAGCCCGGCTGGGAGTACCACGACCCGGCCGTGGTCGACCCCGAGGTGGGCCTGATGGACACCCTGCCCACCTTCCGCCGGACGCTGTACGCGGCCGGGCTGGAGGACCACGTCGTCGCCCTGGTGGGCCGCTCCCCGCAGGTCGCCGCGCTCTGGAACACCCCCGTCGGCCTGGTCTTCATCGACGGCGGCCACACCGACGAGCACGCCACCGCCGACTACGAGGGCTGGGCGCCGCACGTCGCGCCCGGCGGGCTGCTCGTCATCCACGACGTCTTCGCCGACCCGGCGGACGGCGGCCAGGCCCCGTACCGCGTCTACCGGCGCGCCCTGGAATCCGGCGCGTTCACCGAAATGTCGGTACACGGATCGCTGCACGTCCTGCGTCGTACCGGTGAAGGGCACTGA
- a CDS encoding acyl-CoA dehydrogenase gives MGIGITPEQGELAEAVRGWAARAVPPEEVRKLLDAGPGRRGRPAYWDELAEMGLLGPHLPEECGGGGGELLDLAVVLEETGRAALPGPYLPSVLTSELLLRGGAPDLARALATGDRIGAVALGAGTLRANETAGGHVLDGDAPPVLGGGDADLIVLAAELVEPAASVDVPDAVTPPRTLWLAVDADTLSVRVPSAADPTRPAARVTAENVTVPAARVLDLDSALVRDLAATLFAAEACGTADRALHTAAGHARVREQFGRPIGQFQAVKHLCADMLVRVEQARALAWDAARAADEAPPVRGMVAALAAATALDAAFTCAKDCIQVLGGIGFTWEHDAHLYLRRATVARQLLGGGAEHRLRAAGYGAGGARRELRTDLPAERSREAARYREEARAVIAKVRGLDPGAVRRELAPTGYAAPHLPAPYGLGAGPVQQLAVQRELRDAGVRISDLGIATWVVPSLITYGTPEQQERHLLPTLRGDRLWCQLFSEPEAGSDLAALRTRAERVDGGWRVNGQKVWTSAAQWAEYGILLARTAPEAPKHQGLTFFLVDMSAPGIEVRPLREITGDALFSEVYFDDVLLPADAVVGEVDDGWKVARHTLGNERVHMADQVTFGTGLEALIERTAGLDGAVRERVGALAAEAHALACIKLRTTLQQVAGREPGAGASIRKLVQTAHQQKVAELALELLGPEGATGEGEAERALHGFLMSRCLTIAGGTTQVQLNVVAERLLGLPRDPEPRPLI, from the coding sequence ATGGGCATCGGAATCACACCGGAGCAAGGGGAGCTGGCCGAGGCGGTACGGGGCTGGGCGGCCCGGGCCGTGCCTCCCGAGGAGGTGCGCAAGCTGCTCGACGCCGGGCCCGGCCGGCGCGGGCGCCCCGCGTACTGGGACGAGCTCGCCGAGATGGGCCTGCTCGGGCCGCACCTGCCGGAGGAGTGCGGCGGTGGCGGCGGCGAACTGCTCGACCTCGCCGTCGTGTTGGAGGAGACCGGCCGTGCCGCGCTGCCCGGCCCGTACCTGCCCAGCGTGCTCACCTCCGAACTGCTGCTGCGCGGCGGCGCCCCCGACCTGGCGCGCGCCCTGGCCACCGGCGATCGCATCGGTGCCGTCGCGCTCGGCGCGGGCACGCTCCGGGCGAACGAGACGGCGGGCGGCCATGTGCTGGACGGTGACGCGCCGCCCGTCCTCGGCGGCGGTGACGCCGACCTGATCGTCCTGGCGGCGGAGCTGGTGGAACCGGCGGCATCGGTCGATGTTCCGGACGCGGTCACCCCGCCCCGCACCCTCTGGCTCGCCGTCGACGCCGACACGCTCTCCGTACGGGTGCCGTCCGCCGCCGACCCCACCCGCCCGGCCGCCCGCGTGACGGCCGAGAACGTCACGGTCCCGGCCGCGCGGGTGCTGGACCTCGACTCCGCCCTCGTACGGGACCTGGCCGCGACGCTGTTCGCGGCCGAGGCGTGCGGCACGGCGGACCGGGCCCTGCACACCGCCGCCGGGCACGCCCGCGTACGGGAACAGTTCGGGCGGCCGATCGGCCAGTTCCAGGCGGTCAAGCACCTCTGCGCGGACATGCTCGTACGCGTCGAGCAGGCCCGTGCCCTGGCGTGGGACGCGGCGCGCGCGGCGGACGAGGCCCCGCCGGTCCGTGGCATGGTCGCCGCGCTGGCCGCCGCCACCGCCCTGGACGCCGCCTTCACCTGCGCCAAGGACTGCATCCAGGTCCTCGGCGGCATCGGCTTCACCTGGGAGCACGACGCGCACCTGTACCTGCGGCGGGCGACCGTGGCCCGCCAACTGCTGGGCGGCGGCGCGGAACACCGGCTGCGGGCGGCCGGGTACGGCGCCGGGGGTGCCCGGCGCGAGCTGCGGACGGACCTGCCGGCGGAGCGGTCGCGGGAGGCGGCCCGGTACCGCGAGGAGGCCCGTGCGGTGATCGCGAAGGTGCGCGGCCTGGACCCCGGAGCCGTACGGCGCGAGCTGGCGCCCACCGGGTACGCGGCGCCGCACCTGCCCGCCCCGTACGGACTGGGCGCCGGCCCCGTACAGCAGTTGGCCGTCCAGCGGGAACTGCGCGACGCGGGGGTCCGGATCAGCGACCTGGGGATCGCCACCTGGGTGGTGCCCTCCCTGATCACCTACGGCACCCCGGAGCAGCAGGAACGCCATCTGCTGCCGACGCTCCGCGGCGACCGGCTGTGGTGCCAGTTGTTCTCCGAGCCGGAGGCCGGGTCCGACCTGGCGGCGCTGCGTACCCGGGCCGAGCGGGTGGACGGCGGCTGGCGGGTCAACGGCCAGAAGGTGTGGACCTCGGCGGCCCAGTGGGCGGAGTACGGCATCCTGCTCGCGCGGACGGCCCCGGAGGCGCCGAAGCACCAGGGCCTGACCTTCTTCCTGGTCGACATGTCGGCACCCGGCATCGAGGTACGGCCCCTGCGGGAGATCACCGGTGACGCGCTCTTCAGCGAGGTGTACTTCGACGACGTCCTGCTGCCGGCCGACGCGGTGGTGGGCGAGGTGGACGACGGCTGGAAGGTGGCCCGGCACACCCTCGGCAACGAGCGCGTCCACATGGCCGACCAGGTGACCTTCGGCACCGGTCTGGAGGCGCTGATCGAGCGGACCGCCGGGCTGGACGGAGCGGTCCGCGAGCGGGTGGGCGCGCTGGCCGCCGAGGCGCACGCGCTGGCGTGCATCAAGCTGCGCACCACCCTCCAGCAGGTGGCGGGCCGGGAGCCGGGCGCCGGGGCCAGCATCCGCAAGCTGGTGCAGACCGCGCACCAGCAGAAGGTCGCCGAGCTGGCCCTCGAACTCCTCGGCCCGGAGGGCGCGACGGGCGAGGGCGAAGCGGAACGCGCCCTGCACGGCTTCCTGATGTCGCGCTGCCTGACGATCGCGGGCGGTACGACGCAGGTGCAGTTGAACGTCGTCGCGGAGCGGCTGCTCGGCCTGCCCAGGGACCCGGAGCCGCGCCCGCTGATCTGA
- a CDS encoding lipid-transfer protein codes for MAGKAYIIGVGMTKFEKPETRDRQYWDMAGEAGGKALADAGIPYSAVEQAAVGYCYQASTAGQRAVYELGLTGIPVYNVNNNCATGATALMMARQFVASGINDCVLALGFEKMKRGALGGGADSGDFATSPVARHYGVMAAAHGFEMTPPTAQIFGNAAREHMDRYGTTERQLAAVGAKNHRHSADNPHAQFQDVYTVEEILAARTVHRPLTKLQCSPTSDGSAAAAVASERFVREHGLAGRAVEIAGQAMTTDTQDSFASGSCIDVVGRPMSRAAARQAYEASGLGIEDVDVIELHDCFSVNELLTYEALGMCADGGSGKLAESGATTHGGRWVVNPSGGLISKGHPLGATGLAQAAELVWQLRGTAGARQVPGARVGLAHNIGLGGAAVVTVLRRG; via the coding sequence ATGGCCGGCAAGGCGTACATCATCGGCGTGGGCATGACGAAGTTCGAGAAGCCGGAGACCCGCGACCGGCAGTACTGGGACATGGCCGGGGAAGCGGGCGGCAAGGCCCTCGCCGACGCGGGAATCCCGTACAGCGCCGTGGAACAGGCAGCGGTGGGCTACTGCTACCAAGCTTCCACGGCCGGCCAGCGCGCCGTCTACGAACTGGGCCTGACCGGCATCCCCGTCTACAACGTCAACAACAACTGCGCGACCGGCGCCACCGCCCTGATGATGGCCCGGCAGTTCGTCGCCTCCGGCATCAACGACTGCGTACTGGCCCTCGGCTTCGAGAAGATGAAACGCGGCGCGCTCGGCGGCGGCGCGGACAGCGGCGACTTCGCGACCTCTCCCGTGGCCCGCCACTACGGCGTGATGGCCGCCGCGCACGGCTTCGAGATGACCCCGCCCACCGCCCAGATCTTCGGCAACGCCGCACGCGAGCACATGGACCGGTACGGCACCACCGAACGGCAGCTCGCCGCCGTCGGCGCCAAGAACCACCGGCACTCGGCGGACAACCCGCACGCCCAGTTCCAGGACGTGTACACGGTCGAGGAGATCCTCGCCGCCCGGACCGTCCACCGGCCGCTGACCAAGCTCCAGTGCTCACCGACCTCGGACGGCTCGGCCGCCGCCGCGGTCGCCTCCGAACGGTTCGTCCGCGAACACGGCCTGGCCGGCCGGGCGGTGGAGATCGCCGGACAGGCCATGACGACGGACACCCAGGACAGCTTCGCCTCCGGGTCCTGCATCGACGTCGTCGGCCGCCCGATGTCCCGGGCGGCGGCCCGGCAGGCGTACGAGGCGAGCGGCCTCGGCATCGAGGACGTGGACGTGATCGAGCTGCACGACTGCTTCTCGGTCAACGAACTGCTGACGTACGAGGCGCTCGGGATGTGCGCGGACGGCGGGTCCGGCAAGCTGGCCGAGTCCGGCGCCACCACCCACGGCGGCCGGTGGGTGGTCAACCCGTCCGGCGGCCTCATCTCCAAGGGCCACCCGCTCGGCGCAACCGGTCTGGCGCAGGCCGCCGAGCTGGTGTGGCAACTGCGCGGGACGGCGGGCGCCCGCCAGGTGCCCGGCGCGCGGGTCGGGCTCGCGCACAACATCGGGCTGGGTGGTGCGGCGGTGGTGACGGTGTTGCGGAGGGGGTGA
- a CDS encoding VanZ family protein: MLTAVFRGHEQFVALAVVLSCAAGVVTFAAARRRQGRPLAWGLWGACTAATLALTLWSTGDGGEAASCTVNLDVFEPFRQTQGLLNFGMLVPFGLLGVLATGRPVLVAGLGLLLPTAIETVQALAPIGRACDTSDLVSNGLGALLGTAVGTVLARFGRGVPLSPGVTRKAFLGGGAAAAVMAVLLFSSTEFTVVSRTVNAVPATAEQQAAIDGRLRAAFGGAYRADDHSVTLGEDGTGTVTAVFDTGSAELSWPDQAEFTASMPPADVAPGAGFAVPGTTRRPATGPDAVRIAEAYAGRYAPGWLKNAKVQVARSGPEGGLGWRVRWRRWEGEVLLPGGLDVLVDSAGRISELTERTAVDAARPAAG, encoded by the coding sequence ATGCTGACCGCCGTCTTCCGCGGGCACGAACAGTTCGTCGCCCTCGCCGTCGTCCTCTCCTGCGCCGCGGGCGTGGTGACCTTCGCCGCCGCCCGCAGGAGACAGGGCCGTCCGCTGGCCTGGGGGCTGTGGGGCGCCTGTACGGCCGCCACGCTCGCCCTGACGCTGTGGAGCACCGGCGACGGGGGCGAGGCGGCGTCCTGCACCGTGAACCTCGATGTCTTCGAGCCCTTCCGGCAGACCCAGGGGCTGCTCAACTTCGGGATGCTGGTGCCGTTCGGCCTGCTCGGCGTCCTGGCCACCGGGCGCCCGGTCCTGGTCGCCGGTCTCGGCCTGCTGCTCCCGACCGCGATCGAGACGGTCCAGGCGCTGGCCCCGATAGGCCGGGCGTGCGACACGAGCGATCTGGTGAGCAACGGGCTGGGCGCGCTGCTCGGGACGGCGGTCGGCACCGTACTCGCGAGGTTCGGCCGCGGTGTCCCCTTGTCCCCGGGCGTGACCAGGAAGGCTTTCCTCGGCGGCGGAGCAGCGGCAGCCGTCATGGCTGTCCTGCTGTTCTCCAGCACCGAGTTCACCGTCGTCAGCCGCACGGTGAACGCCGTGCCGGCCACGGCCGAGCAGCAGGCCGCGATCGACGGCCGGCTCCGGGCCGCCTTCGGCGGCGCGTACCGCGCCGACGACCACAGCGTCACACTCGGCGAGGACGGTACCGGCACCGTCACCGCTGTCTTCGACACCGGCTCGGCCGAGCTGAGCTGGCCGGACCAGGCCGAGTTCACCGCCTCGATGCCCCCGGCGGACGTGGCGCCCGGTGCGGGGTTCGCGGTGCCCGGCACCACGCGGCGGCCCGCGACCGGGCCGGACGCCGTACGGATCGCCGAGGCGTACGCCGGCCGCTACGCGCCCGGGTGGCTGAAGAACGCGAAGGTCCAGGTCGCGCGCAGCGGCCCGGAAGGCGGCCTCGGCTGGCGCGTCCGCTGGCGCCGGTGGGAAGGCGAGGTCCTCCTTCCCGGTGGGCTCGACGTGCTGGTGGACAGCGCAGGGCGCATCAGCGAACTGACCGAACGGACGGCGGTCGATGCCGCACGCCCGGCTGCCGGGTAA
- a CDS encoding MFS transporter → METMPPTATPATLPENARRTPPVWLVTLLVCAGQFLVVLDVSVVNVALPSMRAGLGLSELGLQWVVNAYVITFAGFMLLGGRVADLFGRKRIFVVGLALFTVASLAGGLAQEPWQLVAARAVQGIGAAVLSPATLTILTTAFPAGPARTRAIATWTAVGAGGGAVGGLVGGVLTEYLTWRWVLLINVPVGALVLAGALLWLTESRRGEGRRLDVPGALLVTAGLALVAYGIVQTESDGWTSASALLPLAAGLLVLLVFVAVEARTKAPLMPLTLFRLRSVYAANGAMVLAGAAMFSMWYFLSLYVQNVLGYTPLEAGLSFIPHSLSIVLGSKIAPRLMNRAGAKTLAVAGALISAAGMFWQGQMDADGTYLGTLLGPGVLMAFGAGLTATPIASIATSGAAVSDQGLVSGLINTSRQMGGALGLSILSTVAATRIAADRGGRAAMADGYGLAFQVGTVILLASVLLMVLALPRRPEDAHHD, encoded by the coding sequence ATGGAGACCATGCCCCCGACAGCCACCCCCGCCACGCTGCCCGAAAACGCCCGCCGCACCCCGCCCGTCTGGCTGGTGACGCTGCTGGTCTGCGCCGGTCAGTTCCTCGTCGTCCTCGACGTCTCGGTCGTCAATGTCGCGCTGCCGAGCATGCGCGCCGGCCTCGGGCTCAGCGAGCTGGGGCTGCAATGGGTGGTCAACGCCTACGTGATCACCTTCGCCGGGTTCATGCTGCTCGGCGGCCGGGTGGCCGACCTCTTCGGGCGCAAGCGGATATTCGTCGTGGGGCTCGCCCTCTTCACCGTCGCCAGCCTGGCGGGCGGCCTCGCGCAAGAGCCGTGGCAGCTCGTCGCGGCCCGCGCGGTCCAGGGCATCGGCGCCGCGGTGCTCTCCCCGGCCACGCTCACCATCCTCACCACCGCGTTCCCCGCGGGCCCGGCCCGCACCCGGGCCATCGCCACCTGGACCGCGGTCGGCGCGGGCGGCGGCGCCGTCGGCGGCCTGGTCGGCGGCGTGCTGACGGAGTACCTCACCTGGCGCTGGGTGCTGCTGATCAACGTGCCGGTCGGCGCGCTCGTGCTGGCCGGAGCGCTGCTCTGGCTCACCGAGAGCCGACGCGGCGAGGGGCGGCGGCTCGACGTCCCGGGCGCCCTGCTGGTGACGGCGGGCCTCGCCCTGGTGGCGTACGGCATCGTGCAGACCGAGTCGGACGGCTGGACCTCCGCGAGCGCGCTGCTGCCGCTGGCCGCCGGCCTGCTGGTGCTCCTGGTCTTCGTGGCCGTCGAAGCCCGTACGAAGGCACCGCTGATGCCGCTCACGCTCTTCCGGCTGCGCTCGGTGTACGCGGCGAACGGCGCCATGGTGCTGGCCGGCGCCGCGATGTTCTCCATGTGGTACTTCCTCTCCCTCTACGTGCAGAACGTCCTCGGCTACACGCCCCTCGAAGCCGGCCTCTCCTTCATCCCGCACTCGCTGAGCATCGTGCTGGGCTCCAAGATCGCGCCGCGCCTGATGAACCGGGCGGGCGCCAAGACGCTGGCCGTCGCGGGCGCGCTCATCTCGGCCGCCGGCATGTTCTGGCAGGGGCAGATGGACGCCGACGGCACCTACCTCGGCACGCTGCTCGGCCCCGGTGTCCTGATGGCCTTCGGCGCGGGCCTGACCGCCACCCCGATCGCCTCCATCGCCACCTCCGGCGCCGCGGTCTCCGACCAGGGCCTGGTGTCCGGCCTGATCAACACCTCGCGGCAGATGGGCGGCGCGCTCGGCCTGTCGATCCTGTCCACGGTCGCGGCCACCCGCATCGCGGCGGACCGCGGCGGCCGGGCCGCGATGGCCGACGGGTACGGCCTCGCTTTCCAGGTCGGTACGGTCATCCTGCTGGCGAGCGTGCTCCTGATGGTCCTTGCCCTGCCCCGCCGCCCCGAGGACGCCCACCATGACTGA